Proteins from a genomic interval of Oceanispirochaeta crateris:
- a CDS encoding GNAT family N-acetyltransferase, whose amino-acid sequence MVLIIGDRSVENALADSNHSIFFLYTQNNTIVAFAFGNICAGLESGADYLWMNELYVSPNFRKQNIASEILAFIEKWSKSLNIKYIACITGVNNIPAQDLYKKNGFEIKLTNWVDKSIE is encoded by the coding sequence GTGGTACTAATTATTGGGGATAGGTCAGTAGAGAATGCTCTTGCTGATTCCAACCATTCCATTTTTTTTCTCTATACACAAAACAATACTATTGTAGCGTTTGCATTTGGAAATATTTGTGCTGGACTAGAATCTGGAGCAGATTACTTATGGATGAATGAGCTTTATGTTAGCCCCAATTTCAGAAAACAAAATATTGCTTCAGAAATACTGGCGTTTATTGAAAAATGGTCAAAGAGTCTAAATATTAAATATATAGCATGTATTACCGGGGTGAATAATATTCCCGCACAGGATCTCTATAAAAAAAATGGATTTGAAATCAAGCTGACAAATTGGGTAGATAAATCAATTGAATAA
- a CDS encoding transposase, whose translation MKKRFTEEQIVRILGEQKLGKKIKDIAREYGISENTFYIWKKKYGDMSSKEIARLKQLEQENENLKKLVANLSLDNMAQKEIIKKFCDPE comes from the coding sequence ATGAAAAAGAGATTTACAGAAGAACAGATTGTAAGAATTCTGGGTGAACAAAAACTAGGAAAGAAGATTAAGGACATTGCCCGAGAATATGGGATTAGCGAGAATACTTTTTATATTTGGAAGAAAAAATATGGAGATATGTCTTCAAAAGAAATAGCTAGGTTAAAGCAGCTTGAACAGGAAAATGAAAATCTTAAAAAGCTTGTTGCAAACTTATCTCTGGATAATATGGCTCAAAAGGAAATCATAAAAAAGTTCTGCGACCCGGAGTAA
- a CDS encoding IS3 family transposase, producing MRPGVKKDAVKHVTKCFGLSIRRACRLVQIPRSTYLYDSRPNDDGEIIKEIYKILKRNSKYGCGMIHLKLRQNNMSINHKRTERIYNELGLQLKRRKRRKKISSENREPAVIPKTPGKLWANDFVSDSIASQRKLKILTVIDPTTNRSPIIHAGFSINGRHVSEILDRAGEKYGYPETLQCDNGPEFRSKELDKWCYEKGIRISFSRPGKPTDNCYIESFNGTFRNECLNSHYFESINDARDIIENWWTEYNTERPQKRLKGMTPIEFESKLNELKTKPAAGRI from the coding sequence CTGCGACCCGGAGTAAAAAAAGATGCTGTTAAGCATGTTACAAAATGCTTCGGGTTATCCATCAGACGAGCATGCCGTTTAGTTCAAATACCACGATCTACATACCTTTATGATTCAAGGCCAAATGATGATGGTGAAATCATTAAGGAGATATATAAGATTCTGAAAAGAAATTCAAAATATGGCTGTGGAATGATCCATTTGAAATTGAGACAGAATAATATGTCTATAAACCATAAGCGGACGGAGAGGATCTATAACGAGCTAGGATTGCAACTTAAAAGACGAAAGCGTAGGAAGAAGATTTCATCAGAAAATAGAGAGCCTGCTGTAATTCCTAAGACTCCTGGTAAGTTATGGGCAAATGATTTTGTTAGTGACTCCATTGCCAGTCAGAGAAAACTCAAAATCCTGACTGTGATTGATCCAACGACAAACAGATCGCCAATCATTCATGCCGGATTTTCAATAAATGGGAGGCATGTTTCTGAGATCCTAGATAGAGCTGGAGAGAAATATGGATATCCCGAAACTTTACAGTGTGACAATGGACCAGAGTTTAGAAGCAAAGAACTAGATAAATGGTGTTATGAGAAAGGAATCAGAATAAGTTTTTCAAGGCCAGGAAAGCCAACCGACAACTGCTATATTGAGAGCTTCAATGGGACATTCAGAAATGAATGCTTAAATTCCCATTATTTTGAATCAATCAATGATGCTAGAGATATAATTGAAAATTGGTGGACTGAATACAATACTGAAAGGCCACAAAAACGATTAAAAGGAATGACACCGATAGAGTTTGAGAGTAAGCTAAATGAGTTGAAAACTAAACCTGCTGCTGGTCGAATCTAG
- a CDS encoding HigA family addiction module antitoxin — protein MNRIPDITPGEILNEEFLIPMSITAYRLSKDTNMPSTRISEILKGRRKITADTALRLSAYFGNSAEFWLGIQDEFDLRVERLKIQDDLKKIPHAVAS, from the coding sequence ATGAACAGAATACCCGATATTACTCCCGGTGAGATCCTGAATGAGGAATTCTTGATACCTATGAGTATTACTGCGTATCGTTTATCGAAAGATACAAATATGCCATCAACTCGAATATCTGAAATTTTAAAAGGTCGAAGAAAAATCACTGCTGATACCGCGCTAAGATTATCTGCCTATTTTGGTAATTCAGCAGAATTCTGGTTAGGAATACAAGATGAGTTTGACTTAAGAGTTGAAAGACTGAAAATTCAAGATGATCTCAAAAAAATCCCACATGCAGTAGCATCATAA
- a CDS encoding efflux RND transporter permease subunit codes for MIDSAHRNRAVLLLLTLSLLFVLIIAELQFSYYPQSGRKILSISIELKGVWQDQIETLITNPLESNLLRMNHVKKMISRSEDEQSQITLFLDDDANLGKCYLELREILDRMDFPERTQKPRISKNDNNALPVFILQTEYGLTEEKVESLFKQVKGVGQIDVSVVPKKDVNIQVKQDMLHSINLTTGEMAQILNRENLPGCLEIQGQKLLLLDFRYSSIDDFYKQQITRGMCMGDISEIVLSDAIQPIQSRVNGEEKPMVWIKESGDANTISLCRQLRSIRTQLGRTQILYDKGMLIEQALKEILQILIFSLISVMGITFLLLGDIKSSIILCLNIPFSLSGTLALFRIFGWEIDVLVLAGLALSTGLIIDSGVIYLERGRSRSFRPIIFSLISTLLVFTSFLFAPYEVKIQNSGLIGALCFSLILSVFYILIIMNGILQIKNPGRKQSRRKLLEGLFIPLFNFRYISCIALFILFIICILSIQNITVTQEFPLPDPSLHFSIEYPAGVGKNKIIEELSFFEEELSHLNDAEFYTSSYRDEKANFHIRLKDERQRNDLIQKIRRTLSGIEGFLYFQSRDNGAESVISLEGYDRSVLYAMASDLAKSFHLITGNPVIQHYKKQPSLVLLTPKIERFEAGSLSPGQLASILDLHLNRPVLGKWFPPGLKQMDQRVYDVHIFDPDDKEMSLQDLKRFRVPNNTVEPLISFTDFSDEKAYGVIYHENGLRSLSFSLLHRADAQTGQLKNLSQTIQQVLNQNPLPEGIKMKWGENERAQQHYIRGLFKSLFISLMLLLLLLFFLYESFFLPLYLFSQILLCHLVSLAALKISGMPLSSPVFFSLILNTGLLINNGLVIFGDYSKKKPSYTEVIERIKLCSPTLVIAGLTTLAGLIPLFFRPYESGGMLPALSLTVSSGLLFSLILQLVSIPLFFNQKD; via the coding sequence ATGATTGATTCAGCACATAGAAACAGAGCGGTCCTTCTGCTTCTGACCCTGTCTCTTCTATTTGTCCTGATCATTGCAGAACTTCAATTTTCATATTACCCACAAAGCGGAAGAAAGATTTTGTCAATCAGTATCGAACTCAAAGGGGTCTGGCAGGACCAAATTGAAACTCTTATAACAAATCCTCTGGAATCGAACCTATTGAGAATGAACCATGTAAAGAAAATGATATCGCGTTCAGAAGATGAACAATCCCAGATCACACTGTTTCTGGATGATGATGCAAATCTTGGTAAATGCTATCTGGAACTGAGGGAAATCCTGGACAGAATGGATTTTCCAGAAAGGACTCAAAAACCACGCATCAGTAAAAATGACAACAATGCTTTGCCTGTTTTCATACTCCAAACTGAATACGGGCTAACAGAGGAAAAAGTAGAATCCCTGTTCAAGCAGGTAAAGGGTGTGGGTCAGATAGATGTTAGCGTTGTTCCGAAGAAGGATGTAAATATCCAGGTCAAACAGGATATGCTTCATTCCATAAATCTAACAACAGGTGAAATGGCTCAGATTCTTAACCGGGAAAACCTTCCTGGATGCCTGGAAATTCAAGGCCAAAAACTTCTGCTCCTTGATTTCCGGTATTCATCCATAGATGATTTCTACAAACAGCAAATAACAAGAGGAATGTGCATGGGAGACATCTCGGAAATTGTTCTGAGTGATGCTATACAGCCCATCCAGTCCAGGGTCAATGGCGAGGAAAAACCGATGGTTTGGATCAAAGAGTCGGGCGATGCCAATACCATTTCTCTATGCCGACAGCTTCGGAGCATCCGGACCCAGCTCGGTAGGACACAAATTTTATATGACAAAGGGATGCTTATAGAACAAGCTCTCAAGGAAATTCTTCAGATACTGATCTTCTCACTTATCTCTGTTATGGGCATTACCTTTTTACTTTTAGGAGATATAAAAAGCAGCATCATACTCTGCCTCAATATTCCTTTTTCACTCTCCGGAACTCTCGCCCTATTTCGTATATTTGGATGGGAGATCGATGTTCTTGTACTGGCAGGACTAGCCTTGTCCACAGGCCTGATCATAGACAGCGGTGTCATATACCTGGAAAGAGGGAGATCAAGGTCTTTTCGTCCAATTATCTTTTCTCTGATCTCGACCCTACTGGTTTTCACATCCTTCCTCTTTGCCCCCTATGAAGTAAAAATACAAAATTCGGGACTCATTGGAGCTCTTTGCTTCAGCCTGATCCTTTCGGTCTTCTACATTCTGATCATCATGAATGGAATCCTTCAAATCAAAAATCCCGGAAGAAAACAAAGCAGAAGAAAACTCCTGGAGGGGCTCTTTATTCCATTGTTCAATTTCAGATATATCAGCTGTATAGCCCTTTTCATACTGTTTATAATTTGTATTTTGTCCATTCAGAACATCACTGTAACACAGGAATTCCCCCTTCCCGATCCTTCTTTGCATTTCAGCATTGAGTACCCCGCAGGTGTTGGGAAAAATAAAATCATAGAAGAGCTGTCCTTTTTTGAAGAAGAACTGTCCCACTTGAATGATGCCGAATTCTATACAAGTAGTTACAGGGATGAAAAAGCAAATTTTCATATCCGTTTAAAAGATGAGAGGCAACGAAATGATCTTATACAGAAGATCAGGAGGACCCTTTCAGGCATTGAAGGGTTTCTATATTTTCAAAGTAGGGACAATGGGGCTGAATCAGTAATCTCTCTGGAAGGTTATGACAGATCGGTCTTATACGCAATGGCCTCAGATCTCGCAAAATCTTTTCATCTTATCACGGGAAACCCAGTCATTCAGCACTACAAAAAACAGCCATCCCTCGTGTTGCTGACACCTAAAATAGAGAGATTCGAAGCTGGAAGTCTAAGCCCCGGGCAGCTTGCTTCCATCCTCGATCTACATTTAAACAGGCCCGTTCTCGGAAAGTGGTTTCCTCCCGGATTAAAACAAATGGACCAGAGAGTATATGATGTTCATATATTTGATCCTGATGACAAAGAGATGAGTCTTCAGGATTTAAAAAGATTCAGGGTTCCCAACAATACAGTGGAGCCGCTTATATCCTTCACAGATTTTTCTGATGAGAAGGCATATGGGGTAATCTATCATGAAAATGGTCTTAGGAGCCTCAGTTTTTCACTCCTTCACCGGGCAGATGCACAAACCGGTCAACTGAAAAACCTCTCTCAAACAATCCAGCAGGTTCTAAACCAAAACCCCTTACCCGAGGGGATCAAAATGAAATGGGGAGAGAATGAACGGGCTCAGCAACACTATATAAGAGGCTTATTCAAGTCACTCTTTATTTCACTGATGTTATTATTGCTATTGCTGTTTTTTCTCTATGAATCATTTTTTTTGCCCCTGTACCTGTTTTCACAGATTCTATTGTGCCACTTAGTCAGCCTTGCAGCCCTAAAAATATCCGGAATGCCCCTATCGTCTCCTGTTTTCTTTTCATTGATTTTAAACACCGGACTTCTGATTAATAACGGCCTTGTAATATTTGGTGATTACTCAAAGAAGAAACCCTCATATACTGAGGTCATTGAGAGGATAAAACTGTGCAGCCCCACGTTAGTGATAGCCGGGTTGACCACCCTGGCCGGACTCATACCCCTCTTCTTTAGACCTTATGAATCGGGGGGGATGCTGCCGGCCCTCTCCCTCACGGTCAGCTCAGGTCTTCTGTTCTCACTCATCCTGCAGCTAGTTAGCATCCCTCTATTCTTCAACCAAAAGGATTAA
- a CDS encoding efflux RND transporter permease subunit, whose translation MVVLEEINQPEGKVTTILRALLTSALTTIIVFLPPLFVPGITSVLFHDLIVTILLTVILTLPVSLSFTPACFSLLCEPQKKEKCKTEDQRVYKKIITLAVKKTGLLWIFICLLIVITVLLFHSLPLEILPDENSEKGILSMTLDRDMDFETVQKAAQEKIRTLMTNHRIKQLYLESGFDVDRLKGRSEAGRSLHDLNIHIQFDSEVDERGFKKSLSSGEYYQAEQSMFESLLRGDMDIDSLLLCQERELLEDYTLEEGFEDRKNSHLTVFQFMADEESLNASGLAGMDLLKTLSADIQGSIAGEIRLSNDHEKTPVLLRASTEYRSTRDDLAQIGIKNETSRIRLEQLGKIVQKTNSAELYRLNRLYMRPILAIQPGLDETEMKGLKDALPTDIKMNETIHREEGQLMRLYLFALVLMFLVLGIQSGSIPKALLLFCSIPLSLPGSFGILKLFNQSLNLYSFMGLLILQGTIVNGAILLVSSYKSESLAPVLTSSVKRIRPISATALTTIAALVPIIITSFKSGDSQLSMPLAVLGGMIPGAVLTMFLIPVLYIRCFKKHD comes from the coding sequence ATTGTCGTTCTGGAAGAGATCAATCAGCCCGAAGGAAAAGTAACCACCATCCTTCGGGCTCTACTGACCTCCGCCCTGACGACCATAATTGTCTTTTTACCGCCCCTTTTTGTTCCGGGAATCACCTCCGTTTTATTCCATGATCTGATTGTAACAATCCTTCTGACCGTCATCCTGACTCTCCCGGTCTCCCTTTCCTTCACCCCTGCCTGTTTCAGCCTGTTATGTGAACCACAAAAGAAGGAAAAATGTAAAACAGAGGATCAGAGGGTTTACAAAAAAATCATAACCTTAGCAGTGAAGAAAACAGGCCTCTTATGGATCTTCATATGTTTATTGATTGTCATCACTGTACTTCTGTTTCACAGCCTTCCCCTTGAAATTCTTCCAGACGAAAATTCAGAGAAGGGAATTCTATCTATGACTTTAGATAGGGATATGGACTTTGAGACGGTGCAAAAAGCGGCTCAAGAAAAAATAAGGACCCTGATGACAAATCATAGGATCAAACAACTGTATCTGGAGTCCGGTTTTGATGTTGACCGCCTGAAAGGGAGATCAGAGGCGGGGCGCAGCCTTCATGACCTCAACATTCATATTCAATTCGACTCAGAAGTGGATGAAAGAGGGTTTAAAAAGTCCCTGTCATCGGGGGAATACTACCAAGCAGAACAGTCCATGTTCGAATCTCTGTTAAGAGGTGACATGGATATAGACAGCCTCTTGTTGTGTCAGGAGAGGGAGCTTTTAGAGGACTATACACTGGAAGAGGGTTTTGAAGATCGGAAGAACAGCCATTTGACAGTCTTCCAGTTTATGGCTGATGAGGAGAGCCTGAACGCCTCCGGACTGGCAGGAATGGATCTACTGAAAACCCTCTCGGCGGACATACAAGGCTCAATAGCCGGAGAGATTCGTCTGTCCAATGATCATGAAAAAACACCGGTTCTACTGAGAGCCTCCACAGAGTACCGCAGCACCCGGGATGACCTGGCTCAAATTGGAATCAAAAATGAAACCAGCCGGATCAGGCTGGAACAGCTGGGAAAAATAGTACAAAAGACCAATTCTGCAGAATTGTACAGATTGAACAGACTGTATATGAGGCCGATCCTGGCAATCCAGCCAGGCTTGGATGAGACAGAGATGAAAGGACTGAAAGACGCACTTCCCACAGACATAAAGATGAACGAGACCATCCATCGGGAAGAAGGACAGTTGATGAGACTCTATCTGTTTGCCCTGGTTCTGATGTTTCTCGTACTGGGTATCCAATCGGGATCGATCCCAAAGGCCCTTCTTCTTTTTTGCTCCATTCCCCTATCCCTTCCCGGAAGTTTTGGTATATTAAAACTCTTTAACCAAAGTTTAAACCTCTACTCTTTTATGGGACTCCTCATACTGCAGGGCACCATCGTCAATGGGGCGATCCTTCTCGTTTCCTCTTATAAGAGTGAGTCTTTAGCCCCTGTACTCACCTCATCGGTAAAACGGATTCGCCCAATTAGCGCTACGGCCTTAACGACCATTGCTGCCTTAGTCCCGATCATCATCACATCCTTCAAAAGTGGTGATTCACAACTGTCTATGCCCCTGGCCGTTTTGGGTGGCATGATTCCCGGTGCAGTTCTGACGATGTTTTTGATCCCGGTCCTCTATATAAGATGTTTTAAAAAACATGATTGA
- a CDS encoding efflux RND transporter permease subunit codes for MNLHLWAQDHPISVLMAWTGMILFGVISFFELPREELPALKVPEIRIAAAFSGFPPEEMEQLVTIPMENALSTVRDIKAMNSVSKAGTSSVSLTFDWKADLSQASVEIRESIDTLYPQLPQGVKKPVVYTSDLSDRPCVTLALIPHGQYKIEELYNLVHNEIRGEFQWLDDVSLVEFKGLRKPVVHIDLDMNSLETMNLTVNECSQALSGYLVSRSIGEISDSGIKRLVKIDTGLSSLQGLKDLHPFPGRGIAISDIASLSLDCQEPTSLFLLDDKPGMGLDLYKKASSGTIQAVDSILNRVTELQKEYEDRLEIVLLEESGTSIKKSFQNLLMTLFWGLAAATAVLFVLYRTAFIPLITSLSIPVTLVFVFFFMHLLKISLNTLSLMGMVVSVGLIADSILSFWKRSISPKEK; via the coding sequence ATGAACCTTCATCTCTGGGCCCAAGATCATCCTATTTCCGTTCTCATGGCCTGGACGGGGATGATTCTCTTTGGTGTCATCTCATTTTTTGAACTGCCTAGAGAGGAGCTTCCCGCACTTAAAGTACCAGAAATACGAATTGCGGCAGCCTTTTCGGGGTTTCCTCCCGAAGAAATGGAACAGCTTGTTACCATTCCCATGGAAAATGCACTGTCCACGGTCAGGGATATTAAAGCAATGAATTCCGTATCCAAGGCAGGAACAAGTTCTGTCAGCTTAACCTTTGATTGGAAAGCCGACCTATCACAGGCCTCAGTGGAGATCCGTGAAAGCATAGATACCCTCTATCCCCAACTTCCCCAGGGAGTGAAAAAGCCTGTAGTCTACACATCCGACTTATCCGACAGGCCCTGCGTGACCCTGGCTCTCATACCCCATGGGCAATACAAAATTGAAGAACTTTACAACCTCGTTCACAACGAAATTCGGGGAGAGTTTCAATGGCTGGATGATGTGTCTCTTGTTGAATTTAAGGGCCTTAGAAAACCAGTTGTTCACATCGATCTGGATATGAATTCACTCGAAACAATGAACCTGACCGTGAATGAATGCTCGCAAGCGCTTTCCGGATACCTGGTCAGCCGGAGCATCGGTGAAATTTCAGACTCCGGAATTAAACGTCTTGTAAAAATTGATACAGGTCTTTCAAGCCTTCAGGGACTGAAAGATCTCCACCCCTTTCCGGGGAGGGGGATAGCCATCTCGGATATTGCCTCCCTTTCCCTGGATTGCCAGGAACCAACATCCCTGTTCTTACTCGATGATAAACCGGGTATGGGCTTAGACCTTTACAAGAAGGCTTCATCGGGAACCATACAGGCTGTAGACTCCATTTTAAATCGTGTTACAGAACTCCAGAAGGAGTACGAAGACCGTCTTGAAATTGTTCTGCTGGAAGAATCAGGTACCAGTATTAAAAAATCTTTCCAGAATCTGCTGATGACCCTCTTTTGGGGACTGGCAGCCGCAACAGCCGTTCTCTTTGTACTCTACAGAACAGCGTTCATTCCCCTGATCACATCCTTGAGTATTCCGGTCACACTGGTCTTTGTATTTTTTTTTATGCACCTACTCAAGATTTCGCTGAACACACTCTCTTTAATGGGCATGGTGGTCAGCGTCGGACTCATTGCAGACAGCATATTGTCGTTCTGGAAGAGATCAATCAGCCCGAAGGAAAAGTAA